GCACAGTAGATATTAAAGTACAAATTAGTGCAGTGCTGCAATGTTCTATCAGCAGTGATCGAATGTGAGAAAAACAAGCATGCAACTCACTATTCCAAGTTAATGAAGATTTTCTTTTAGTTTGATAGGGCACTTTTTATAGAGCTTTGAAATCTTTAAaccttttctgtcttcatttacCCTCTGGCAGAATTAGATATAGGACAAAATGGCAAAGCATTGGGCAATATactaatttatttctctttgctgtgcttttattCTACATTTCTTGGCTTTACATATGCAAGCAAGGCTTAAGAGTAGATTGGCTTTCATGACATGTAAGTAATTCCTTGGACAGAAGATTTTGCTGAGATGTGTGCATCTTGGCTTTCTAACTTTTCCTGGCATTATGCCATTTTTGTCAGTGGCTTTTCTGACTCATGTGAGTAAGGAGACTATTTGTCCTCCTTCATGTACATGTTTCAGAGAGGCTTAGTAAACTTGCTGTTAGCCTCTCTTCAGCACAGCAGTATTACTCAGTTCCACTGGAGAGACGCTTCTTTTTTGGAAAGACACAAAATGTGTAAACACTTTCATGGTAAGACAGAGGGATCAGAGAAATCAAACTGATGGGCTAAAACGCAGCAGAGGAGCTATATTGCCCTCATTCCACTTTAAAATCAGCACTCTATAGGACCAGGTCTTCAAGAAACCAGATTGGAGGGAAAACCCaggtatttctttatttccagtCTGAACAACAGACCTGACCAATTAGACCTGAGCAATAACTTGCAGGGTTTCAGAGTGTTTGGGAAGCTTTAGATTGACTGCCATAGGAAACAATAAAAGGTCTTGTGTGATTTTAAACTGTCACATTGTGACAGTCACATTGATTAAAACATGAATGGTGTAGCACATGCACACAGGGGCACCAATAGCTTCAATTCAGCTGAACATCTGATTCTGCCAATAAATAACAATTACTCCTAACCAGGATTAAGAGCTGAATGCAGCATTACAGCAAATGGCTGCCATTACAGATCAAGGACAAGGTCTGAAGGCTCCAGAATTTCCTTTGCCTGCTGTAGGGAAGAGTTACAGGCCAGGCTGGATCAATCTtcgagcaacctggtctagtggggtgtccctgtcccatggcagggggttggaactagatgaccttaagggtcccttccaatccaaaccattctgtgattctatgactataTAAAAACTAAAGCAAGCGATTCTGCAAGTTCATATTGTTCAGATAAGAGAGTAACATTCATTTATTGTCTTTTAGTGCCAGAAAAGTCTTGAGGTTACCATTACACTGGTAGCATAGCAGAGAACTTCTCACGCTGCTTCACTTGCAAGACAGTGGATGCTGAGGCAGAGCACGAACAGGAAGGAAGCTGGGGATGGAGCCACCGCTGTTCCCATCCACCTGCTTCCATGCCATTCTCCAGACATCCCCAGGGTTGCTTTCCTCCTTCCAGTCCATCCTACCTGGTCATTTTAAAGATTTCCATCTTTTCTAAATCTGGTTGCACTTGCTTCAATGTCCTCATCACCAGCTTCAGAATGACTGTTCCTTCCCTGGACACCCTGAGGAAATGCTAGGCCAACTCTCTTCTTGAACAAAGCCTGGTTTCTGTGATGTTAGCTGCAGCAAGCAGAAGTAAATGGCCCTCACTTGCTTAACAAAGAAGTTATTAGGGCTGATAGTGAGAAGgattttggttggttttagATTAAATCTAATCTATGCACTGCAAACCTAAATTATAGAAATCCAAActaaaaaagaagcagaagtaatctactttgtcttctttgttctttcaaGTGTCTAATATGTAGGTTGTTTGGGcgttggattttttttcctttttataaccTCTAGGAAGGACAGACCCATATTTTATACAGCAGAAACTAGAGATGAAGACATTAGTATTCTCTGGATTCATTTAGCAAGTCCCAACCAACAGGTTCCTGGTGTTAACTCAAAAAGTTAAAGAGCTTTGTTGCCAAGTTGCAACAAATTCATGGCTGCCTTTGATTGATGGTGATACTGCACATGAACAGTTTCTGATATGATAAATACCTTCActcactggaaaacaaattaaagcatCTACTTCAAAGTGTGTCCATCCCATGGGATTTAGAAGGAACTACCAGAAGCCTGAACAAAGTATTCTGAAATTTGTGGGATTATTCACCTACTTCAAGTTAGGCAAGTACTAATGTGACCTACAGCTTCAATATATATCCTAATAAAAGTGATGCATACATTTATAAGACCCTGACCTTTACTCAGTACAAGCTCTGAACAGCTTACAGGAATATTCTATGGATATTCATAGCCCATATCCTCTCCATATTCTTACAGGCAACCAATATTCAGAATATGCTTTGAGAGGATTATTAAAGAACCTACAGTGAATTTCAGTGTTCTTTGCTGGCCTGAACTCATCTCTTCAACCAAAAAATCCTTTCaactatttttttatatttgggAGCTTATACTTgctgtcttttaaatattttttaaaaagtagaacaACATACTGTAGTGAAACCTTCCCTGCATTGTCTTTCTTTACTTCCCCATTAACTAATGGAATAAAATGTTCCTTACTTCTGGTAGAATTCCTTTTTACTGCCTTATTAGTTACTACTTATTTTGAAGGTTCAGCCCTTCTGACTTTACAGtcatgttattattttttacttgctttgaGCCAGAAAGCTTTCTTCTCACTTTTTATATGATTCCTCATTCATGTCCAAATCTCAAACAGTTACTGGGGCTTTCTTCCCTGCAGCTTTTTCTCCACTTTAGagtttttaatacagtttttcagTCACGGTCAATGCTTTACCAAATTTTACCCAACAGATGAGCAGTTCTCCATTCTTTTCTGGTTGAAACTCTTCTTCCACAAGTGTAGATTtctgaatattaaaataaatacatttattttcttttagggTTTTATCGGACATAATTTCAATTGAGTTTCATCTTCTTGTTGAAAGAGTTCCCCCATTAAACTAGCTCCTTTAGAGAATACCCTGTCCCAGATTTTATGCATTAAAGGCTGCTGTTGGAATgccacaacaacaaaaaagacattttattacAACACAGAAGCTTTAGTTTTATTGGAAATCATCAACAGAACTGCAAGAAGTTTTAACTCAGTACTGCACTATGTATATCTTGTTACTACAAAACTGCTCCCTGCTTCAAAGTCCTACAACTGCAGCAGCTTGAAAGCTGCTTAACAGAATGTCACAAATagcatttttggttttcttactTAACTTGCGCTAGCCAGTCTCCCCACGTGTATGAAAGAGGAAGTGATaaacaggctgcacaaaactTATCTATGGCAGTCCTCCTCGTTTTTGCTATTGGCAGCTTCCATCTTAAAAGGAGTGATTATTTCCACTTCATTTCAGTTTATTAGTATGCTTAGTTTTGTCATCATCCCCCTCCAATTTGTTTACTTCTTCCTGTAATTCATCCTCCAGCTCACAGTCTGAAACTGGTCCAGTGTTATCATCCCAGTAATCAGCTTCGTATCTGTCCAGTAAGTATTCCTGTGGTCCAGCAGCATCATCAGGAGgattccttatttttttctttttaattttcttttgaatcttagaaagctgctgctcctgctcttctgTCCAGGCAATGCTTTCTAGATGTCTTGACACCTTCAGTCTTTTGTAGTCCATTATCTGCTTATTGAGCAGCTCATGATCAATACCAAAAAGATTAGACCGCATGGGTGAATCTGAAGATTGGGTTGCTGAAGATAACAGTTTActgtggaaaggaaaacaaattgtatgattttttttccctgtgcatATTTTAAGGGGTAATGTTAATTCTGACAACTTGAGTagcacagaaataaacaggagtttttagttttactttatTAATGCACTGTGTTCAGCACTGTGCTTCCTATGTTAAGGAAGAGATACCACCATACTATACACCACTactacatatatatacatatatatatacaccacCATACTAATAATACACAGTCCAAGGACAGGCTGTGTCCAAGGACATGCCTGTCAGCATGTCGACAGATTTAATGGGAAGAAGCTGATGAAGCAACTACATTCCAGATGAATCTGTGCTTGCTTCTGGGAAAAGATGTGCATAGGTAACAGAGTGAGCACTAGACCTGGGAACCCCAAGAAACTTAAGACTTCTCCCAGTTCTTTCACaaactgagaagcagcagcctgtgtcCAGAACACATCAGCCAGGTGTATGAATGCAGCATATGGCACCTTAAGCTGCACTTATGTTTAAGTATTTCCACAAGACAGAGAGTTAAGATGTTAGGTGCCCTGTGCCAAAGTCTGTAACAACAGTGATTTCCATCAACAATTTACTTCTGATTAGCACCTGATGAACTGTCCTGTGAGATGTTAAGACAGAGAAGGCACTTCCACCAACAGACTGCAGCACAGAAGTACAAGGCTGTTGGCTttgagatcatccagtccacaACAGACTCTTCAAACCTATCCCTCAACAGCCAACAACCCCTCACAGAAGAACGCTGTTAACTTaacttactttttatttatttagggaGATCTATCAGTAAACCTGTACTCATGTATAACAATCCAAACttataccagaaaaaaaaggggcCAAATAGTACTGGTAAACTTTTTATCCTCATGAGAAAATTACcagcaagaaaaaagtaataCTGCTGCAAggcatttttaattctttaattaTCACAAACACTGAGTCTTGGATTCTTagaaattctaaaaaaatatttccctcataaaaataaagatactaATACCAGAGCAAGTACTGGGTCTGCAGTTAACAAGCCTGATGACCATGTCACTGAATACAGACATCACCACCTGCTGATTTCTGAGACTGTGTTCTAATACTACCTTACAGGTTAGTTGCCTCTGAAAGTATATACACTGTGCTGTTAAAAGTGACAATTCTGTCATTCTCCACAGCTTAAAAGAGGTTCacttatatataaaaaatactttacCCTTCCCTATTTGCAAatctgtcctgcagcagggtgcaAGTGCACAAGAACTACTGACAAAATAGCCTATAAAAATGTGTCTTTACcaaaatatgaaagcaaaacagagcatatattataagaaatattttcccttaattttaataaatggaTGTAGTATTGGTGAAGAAAGCTTATGCCACAAAATGAAATTCCATCCTCTACATTTAATTTATGGGATGATTACATATTACTTCTGTCCTAGGTTATTCTGTAGCctcttttattaataaaagggCCCAACTGATCTCTTTAAAAGCTGAGATGCCTTTTGGAAAGGTCTTCCGAAAAGTAGCTCTCTTCTACTTTCTATTTCCTTGTAACATCATTTGCTGAACTCTGCGAAAACAACATACACATCTAATTAAAATACACTTTCCACTGTGTCAAATAATACCCATTTTAAGCTGGCCAGCAGAGATGGACACTTGCAGAATTTTGATTCAAAAAACGTACCTAGAGTAATTTTGAgatgtttcttcttcttctgaaGGCCCAAAATCAGCAACTGACAATAATTCCTCaatctgaaaatacattaagacatgtagtgtatatatatattacatgtATTGCATATATTAtagatgtgggaaactgttcttacATATTACATATTCTTCTTACATATTACATGTATTATATATTAAAGGCCCTATCTTAAATTTACTCTGTTCACACCTACACAAGAAACAGACAAGTATCAAAAcagcaaatgttttaattttttatatgtCTGGAATATTTTGCAAAACCATTTCACAATAGCCTTTTCCTCTATTTACATGGAACTGCTTATACTTCTTTCGAGGGAAGTTTGTCAAATAGCACAACTGATCCATGGATTCCTACAAAGATTTTTGCCTTACATACACTGAACTGTTGGCTAGGGATTGCCAACAGTTTTTGCTACATAATTTGGCTACAGATTGctacataatttttattttatttggtctTACTACAGTCTTGCAAATCCTTTTTCATAACATTGGGATTTTATTAATGTCTTCCCTCTTTCTGCAAGTTTGTATTTCTATTGCATGTAAATATTGAGCTCCCAACTCCCTTTTAACATGCCACCTAACCAGTAAATGCTACAAATCTAGTATATCCAGTGCTTATAGATTATACCTAATTGTGAGTTTTatctaattttaaatttttgttccTACTTTTCTTTACATTATATCCCTTCTAATTCAACACATTATTTTATGAGTTGAACTGGATGATCCTTCCCTGTGTTTGAATACTTAAAAATCAGGTGCAGTTACATTACTTCATGCCCTGTTATTCAAATCTGTGGATTACATAAATCTGATGATCTGCAAAGTGTTAAAAGATGATCCATCTAAGTGCTTCTCAGTGCCATTCACTGACAGAAGCTATATAAGGAGGGTTTTTACTTTTCTTGTGTGGTCTAATTTCTTGGTGTCTATGCACTGAACGTGAAGGTAGCCCAGGGcctttcttcttcaaaaaaagtaaatggtCATTTGGCAAAGTTTGAGAAACAGTCATTAATGCAATAAGGTCCAAAATAACAGACCTGAAAGGCAAAACCTGCAGGAGATACTTGTAGCTCCATCTAGGTACGTTAATAACAGAGTAATAGTAATGACAAAGTCCTTCTATAATCACTTGCTACTTGTGTCGTATTTCTTGAGTTGATTAGGGGGACCATAATAATGAATATTAACAGCTTTCCAAAgtgtttatttaatttctattctTGTGCTTTTGTTGATACTAATGCAGGTGAAAAACATTTGCACTGTGGATCAGTATAATGGCGTGAAACTCCGAGCAGAAAGTTCAAGAAATTCACTGCATTTCTAAAGTCTGAAGTTCCTGCTcccccttccagctctgctgataAAACACCACATAAAGCCATACGTCACTCACAGTAATTGGTTGTAATAGTAACACATCTGAAAAAGGCTCTTCAGGGCACAGAAACTTTAAAACTAATACACTTGCCATTCACATCAACAGCCTGAGGAGACATTTGTCATGAAATTTCACTCACTGGAGTGGTTTGACGGTGCCCAGGACAATTTTATGGTACCAACAGGAGGACCTAGAGAGAGGGTGTTTAGGACCCTGAGGGATCCAGGGGGCAGAACAGGGAGGGGTCAGGGATCATCTCCTGCCATACTCTATATACAAGCCAGGAGGACAAGGAGTGTCCCCCATTCCTGCTCtattcttccttgctgcttcacTGTGCTCTGAGGTCTTGGAGAAAGGCTCCTGCTTTGTCATCAGCTTGCAGGATCTGAATCCATCAGGTGTTGGGAAGAACTGTGGACCCTTTCCCAAGTCAGCCCTGCTGCAAGGGACTTTCAGACACTTACATCTGTGATCATTGACACTGGGTATTGTATATATTTGCATACATTTGTTTCTCATTCCACATCTTACTGTCCCTTCCTTGTTGCAGTAAATCTGTTCTGGTTTTAACTTCCAACCGTTAAGTCCTTCTTCCTGATTCCCatttatcttcccttgggagggaggaggggagtaACAAGATagcaattctgttctctgaTTTTTTGTTCACCCTAACCACTAAACTGAGATATAATGTAATCTTTctcactatttaaaaaaaattaacttcaaaGTCCTAAAGACAGCAAATTCCTAGAAAATATCATTATTCTAGCAGTATTTCAACTAGTTAAAACTATCAACACCTTAACTTCTAGGATTTCTTTACTGACTTACTAGCAGCATCAAAAAAAGTTCTTGATGTGATACCTTTTACATTGTATATAAGCATCACTATTACTAAACATTCTTTGATAAAATGCTTTGGAACATGAAGAGGGAAGGGTACAGGCAAAGACTGGTTGTTAATGTAGATTGGTAGGGCAACAGCTCCCTCCCTACTCCTAACCATTATGGTATGCTAAATCATCATGTTTGCATATTATTATATTTGTACATTACTGTTTTTGTACATTGAGTCAGATATTACAATTACCTCTTTTactgctgcagcttctttgTCTTTTACAAATACTATTGGGGGTACATTTCCTAGAATCTGCTGACTCGTCAGAAGATACCTGGCAAAAATACAGCATTCAGCAGCATGAGTAACAGGACAGCACCTCCAGGACAGATAAAACATTTCAGGATATGGTTTGCAAAACTTTCAGTCCAATGGGTATCCATTCAGGTTAGCGCTGAGCAATACAATACTGCAGAATCCTAACTCTGAACGTATAGCAGACAAAAACTACTAGCTGCAGACCCCACTGAGTATTAATAGTATTAGATTCATCTCCTGTATGCACAGGCTGGCATAGGTCTTTGCCTACTTCATTTGGCTTACTTATCCCCACTGTAGGAGTGACAGCAGTGTGGGACAGAGCCCTCACAGCAGGGCAAGACAACTAGTCCTACATACTAGCTGCAAGAAGGATTGACAGGGCTTCCCTTGTCTTCCTCCCATCCAGCAACATTCCTCTTCAAAGactggaagctgctggaagagcaTCATGCTGGAGAAGGAATTACACAGCCTAAGGAAACAGGGGGAAAGGAAATGGCTCTACAGGTATGCTTCAGTGCCACCTTGCCCATGGGAGGAAGTCCTGATCCTCCAACAGACTGGCAAGACAGCAGAGGGTAAGctcaggaaggaggaagagacaAAAATCTCTATGATATCCTGAAAACTCACTGGACTCTCAGACAAAAATGGGTAAAAGCATCACAACGTACAGTAGCAGccccacatttatttttttctatcagtattgtgaagaatttctgtagTATCAGTCAACCTTTCCGGAGGATGTCCAAACTGTCCCTAGCAATCAGAATTGCCCAGTGATCCTGTAAGGAGGTACTTGTTATAATCGCCAGTCCTCTTGTGCAGCACCATATTCTGGCCTACCGTCATGCACAGCATGTACAGCCCACCATCACTAGTTCAGTGAAGTAAAACTTCATCCaaacttctcttcctttctgttcaGCCCAGTCCAATCCTAGGACAGCACAGAAGTCAATTAAGccagctgtgctccagcaggAGAATACACACCTGGTCTGACAGTCACCCCTCCTGTGAGGAGCATCACAGGAGATGCTCTAACTTCAAATACACAAACTTAAAGCATCCTAACAGGTCAGATATAGATGGTTAGAAATACTTCAGAGATGGTACTAGTACATGGCTATGAACTGATGAGGTAGTCTAACTGTTTATCCCGTAGCAGTACCGTATACGTGGAGCACTCCTCCGCAATACGCTTTCAACATAACTTTCTTTCTCCGTAGTAGCAGCAGGATTCCAGTACACACGACATGCTGAGAAGTTTGATGCCAGGGACACctgcaaaaagaaatacttttctttaGAGTTATATATAGACACACACTTCATATACAACAAAGTCTCTAACTCATGAATAAGCATACAGTCACCCCAAACCGGATATGTAAATTCTTAGAATTTCTTCTTCCACCTCTGCTCTCAAGAACCAAAATTACGTGGTGCCTTTGTAGAGGTGGAGTTTAACACCAAATAAGGTTTATATTCAGtacttgaaattacttttttatttaggCAAGTCACTACCTAATCTCCCTTTCAACTGAAATTAAATGGAGTATAAGTCTGCCAATACCTGCATGTTCCTGACAGTGCTACCTTTAGTCAATGTAATGGTGATACCATCACAAATAGTACACAATGACAATTTATGGCATACTGCTTTGAAATACAGTAGAAAGTGTAAGTTTCCACTAAAGAAGGACCTGTGACACTGCCTGGTTTGTCACCTAGTTCAGCTTTGATACTGACAAAATAGAGGACGCCCCCCATGCTAC
This Apus apus isolate bApuApu2 chromosome 2, bApuApu2.pri.cur, whole genome shotgun sequence DNA region includes the following protein-coding sequences:
- the RBFA gene encoding putative ribosome-binding factor A, mitochondrial isoform X1, translating into MWGGRAVAGAARRAREAAVPRGSRALRTSAARGGSRDLLRKMLRKKKKKLWYDSPILGSKMMYKPTELASVKKDDHTKIRKEDNMRCRVLNGLIHKAVAEMMTTCEVNQELFELKLEICKVSLASNFSACRVYWNPAATTEKESYVESVLRRSAPRIRYLLTSQQILGNVPPIVFVKDKEAAAVKEIEELLSVADFGPSEEEETSQNYSSKLLSSATQSSDSPMRSNLFGIDHELLNKQIMDYKRLKVSRHLESIAWTEEQEQQLSKIQKKIKKKKIRNPPDDAAGPQEYLLDRYEADYWDDNTGPVSDCELEDELQEEVNKLEGDDDKTKHTNKLK
- the RBFA gene encoding putative ribosome-binding factor A, mitochondrial isoform X2, yielding MWGGRAVAGAARRAREAAVPRGSRALRTSAARGGSRDLLRKMLRKKKKKLWYDSPILGSKMVSLASNFSACRVYWNPAATTEKESYVESVLRRSAPRIRYLLTSQQILGNVPPIVFVKDKEAAAVKEIEELLSVADFGPSEEEETSQNYSSKLLSSATQSSDSPMRSNLFGIDHELLNKQIMDYKRLKVSRHLESIAWTEEQEQQLSKIQKKIKKKKIRNPPDDAAGPQEYLLDRYEADYWDDNTGPVSDCELEDELQEEVNKLEGDDDKTKHTNKLK
- the RBFA gene encoding putative ribosome-binding factor A, mitochondrial isoform X3, whose protein sequence is MMYKPTELASVKKDDHTKIRKEDNMRCRVLNGLIHKAVAEMMTTCEVNQELFELKLEICKVSLASNFSACRVYWNPAATTEKESYVESVLRRSAPRIRYLLTSQQILGNVPPIVFVKDKEAAAVKEIEELLSVADFGPSEEEETSQNYSSKLLSSATQSSDSPMRSNLFGIDHELLNKQIMDYKRLKVSRHLESIAWTEEQEQQLSKIQKKIKKKKIRNPPDDAAGPQEYLLDRYEADYWDDNTGPVSDCELEDELQEEVNKLEGDDDKTKHTNKLK